The Mesobacillus boroniphilus region TATGTATCCTGACCAGAGCTTGTACCCTGCGAACAGTGTTCCAGCTGTAGTAAAGCGTATCAATCAAGCTTTGCAGCGTGCTGACCAAATCACTCATGGAGAAGGAGACGATTCCATTGACTGGTTCGCACCAATCGTGGCGGATGCAGAAGCAGGATTTGGCGGACAGCTGAATGTATTCGAATTGATGAAAGGCATGATCGAAGCTGGCGCGGCTGGCGTTCACTTTGAGGATCAGCTTTCTTCTGAAAAGAAGTGCGGACACCTTGGCGGAAAGGTACTTCTTCCAACACAAACAGCGGTGCGCAACCTGATTGCAGCGCGTCTTGCAGCTGACGTCATGGGCACGCCAACGCTGATTGTTGCACGTACGGATGCGAACGCGGCAGATTTAATCACAAGCGATGTCGATCCATATGATGCTCCATTCATCACTGGTGAAAGGACGCCTGAAGGATTCTTCCGCGTGAAGGCTGGTCTTGACCAGGCAATCGCCCGCGGCCTTGCTTATGCTCCATATGCTGACCTGGTTTGGTGTGAAACATCAGAGCCGGATCTGGAGGAAGCCCGCCGCTTTGCAGAAGCTATCCATGCAAAGTACCCTGGCAAACTGCTTGCTTACAACTGCTCGCCATCATTTAACTGGAAAAAGAAGCTGGATGACGAAACTATCGCGAAGTTCCAGGTCGAGCTTGGCAAGATGGGCTACAAGTTCCAGTTTGTTACACTTGCAGGTTTCCACGCATTGAACCACAGCATGTTCGAACTGGCTCGTGGCTACAAAGAGCGCGGGATGGCAGCTTACTCAGAACTGCAACAGGCTGAATTCGCAAGCGAGCAGCATGGATATACAGCAACAAGACACCAGCGCGAAGTCGGAACAGGCTATTTTGATGATGTATCAATGGTCATTTCCGGAGGAACTTCTTCAACCACCGCGCTAAAAGGATCTACGGAAGAAGCGCAGTTTACAACTTCTTGATCAGCTTGATATTTAGTCACGGGTTTTCTCGCTGCCTGGGCCCTCCAACTCAGGTGGCGATACACCATAATCGTTTTTGATTTTTTTACCTTGCATTCTCCTATTTGTGTCCTTCTCTTCAGCATGAAGAGAAGGTTTTTTTTTGCTCAAAATAGGTTAACCTTAAACTAGCACAGACTTCTGGGCAGAAACATACATAATATTATTGAAGTTTGAATTTGGTCAGCTATTACGGACATAAAATGAAGGCAAAGCGTGGTTTGTGTCCGTCATCAAGGTCATGACGGACAGAAATTAGAGGCAAAGCGTATTTTGTGTCCGTCATAGAGGCTTAAGCAGAGACTTAGCTCAAAAGGAATTGGAAGGGTAAAATCGAAGTAGTTAGTAATAGGAAAGAAAGCTGCAATATGGTGGAGGTGGATCGGTTGAGCAAAAGCAATGTGGATGATTACTTACAGCAAGGAATCCACGGGGCAAAGCAGACGAAGCCTGATGAGAGACGGCGTTTCCTTACGACACTTAGGGAGCGGGTGGTCATTGCACTTACTCAGGGGGAGGTAATGAGAAAGGGTGTTGAACCTGAGGTCGAGCAGCTTATGGATGAAAACGGAGAAGCCCATCTCTTTTTAAATGGCAATATATCATATTCTTATTTATCTGAATACATCAAAGCGGCTGAAAAACGGGGCATCGAGTTTACGATCGTGACCAATAAAGATTATGATTCTGAGCTGGGGCTCGTTTTAGCACACGACCATGCAATTGATAAAGAGGAAATTTATCTTGGCAAAAAGAAACCAGTAATTCAAACAGCTGAGCCTAAGAAGAAAAAGGGTTTCTTATCTGGGTTTGGTAAGTTTTTTAGAAAATAGAGACGGAAGAGCAGCCTTGTAGGTTAGCTCTTTTTTTATGGTTGTTTTTCAATGAAACCAAGCTATTTAAAATTGAAAACGATATGAAATCCAGAAGTTTACAAAAAGGGGTTGAAAAACGACAAAGGTGTCGTTATAATTAAATCAAACAAAACGACAATAATGTCGTTATAATCTGGAGGGATCAGGATGAACGGTCTTTTAAAAAATAAGGGGTTTATCACCTTAATGCTGGCGCAGTTAATTTCAAGTATTGGTGACTGGTTGAGTGTTATTGCAATCATAACGATGGTTGGCTTGAAATGGGAGGCTTCTCCAATGGAAGTTAGCTTCATCATTCTATGTTTGGCGGTCCCAATGGCGCTTCTCGGACCATTTACCGGAACAATTGCTGACCGCTTAAACAGAAAAGCGTTAATGATTGTTTCAGACTTAGTGAGAGCAGGACTTATTTTAGTTCTTGCATTTGCTAGTTCGTTAGTGACTGTATATGTATGCCTCTTCATGGTCGGAATGCTCTCAGCAATATTTGTCCCGGCAAAGAATGGAAAGCTTAAAGAACTGATAGCTCAGGAAAATATGAAAAGCGCCATGTCCATTACCTCCATGATTGATTCAGGGACGAAGGTGCTGGGACCTTTGTTAAGCGGACTTCTGGTCGCGGCTTTTGGTACACAGCTGGTGTTCTTTATTGACTCCGGAACCTTTATCATTTCAGCGCTTCTGCTGCTCGCTTTACCAAAGGCATCAGCACCAGCAAGGAACGATTCAGATGGAAAAAATGGAGCTTCATTTAAAGAAGATTTTTTGGAAGGTATCAGGTTTATCAAGGGAAATCGTTTCTTGATTGTTGGGATTACGGTGTTAGGGGTGAGTCTGTTGATTTTACAGCTTTCCGACTCCCAAATCATCGTATTACTCAGGGAACTATCGAATGTTTCACCTGATCTCTTTGGTTATATTGTTACGGCATCGGGGGTCGGTATGTTTTTTACAGGATTGCTGCTGGCTAAAAAAACAGATTACAACGCTCTCATTCTATTGTTTATTGGAGTTTGTGGGATTGGGGTCAGTTTTAGTATGATGGCTGTATTGACTCAATTGGATTTAGCGCTTCCGGCTTTATGGGGGCCTGCTTTGGGATTGGTTGCTGGATTTTCTGCCGGATTGGTGTTCATCCCTTTCCAAGCTGCTGTCCAGACGGATACTCCAGTACACATGACAGGCAGGGTATTCGGCGTTTTAAATAGTGTAACTACCACGGCAACAATCATTGGGCCATTGGCTGGCGGGTTGCTTGCCACTGTACTGGGAGTCATCCCGACATTTGTGATTACTGGCTTATTGTTGGTTGGGGTCTCGATTATCGGATTGGTTTTTAAAAGTAAAATAGAACGGGGGAGAGCAAATGTCTCCGAAAGTCAGTCAGAAACACATGGAACAGCGTCGAGCTGAAATATTGAAGGCAGCACAGGAAGTTTTTATTGAATATGGTTACGAACGAGCTACAATGAAGCACATAATGGATGCTGCGAACGTCAGCAGAGGCGGACTGTATCAATATTTTTCAAGTAAAGAAGCTGTGTTTGAAACGATCCTGGAAGAATCACTAG contains the following coding sequences:
- the aceA gene encoding isocitrate lyase, coding for MTQDRVKQLQESWELDSRWAGVERTYTAEDVIKLRGSIDIEYTLARRGAEKLWKLVNEEDFVNALGALTGNQAVQQVKAGLKAIYLSGWQVAADANLSGNMYPDQSLYPANSVPAVVKRINQALQRADQITHGEGDDSIDWFAPIVADAEAGFGGQLNVFELMKGMIEAGAAGVHFEDQLSSEKKCGHLGGKVLLPTQTAVRNLIAARLAADVMGTPTLIVARTDANAADLITSDVDPYDAPFITGERTPEGFFRVKAGLDQAIARGLAYAPYADLVWCETSEPDLEEARRFAEAIHAKYPGKLLAYNCSPSFNWKKKLDDETIAKFQVELGKMGYKFQFVTLAGFHALNHSMFELARGYKERGMAAYSELQQAEFASEQHGYTATRHQREVGTGYFDDVSMVISGGTSSTTALKGSTEEAQFTTS
- a CDS encoding YueI family protein, with translation MSKSNVDDYLQQGIHGAKQTKPDERRRFLTTLRERVVIALTQGEVMRKGVEPEVEQLMDENGEAHLFLNGNISYSYLSEYIKAAEKRGIEFTIVTNKDYDSELGLVLAHDHAIDKEEIYLGKKKPVIQTAEPKKKKGFLSGFGKFFRK
- a CDS encoding MFS transporter, whose amino-acid sequence is MNGLLKNKGFITLMLAQLISSIGDWLSVIAIITMVGLKWEASPMEVSFIILCLAVPMALLGPFTGTIADRLNRKALMIVSDLVRAGLILVLAFASSLVTVYVCLFMVGMLSAIFVPAKNGKLKELIAQENMKSAMSITSMIDSGTKVLGPLLSGLLVAAFGTQLVFFIDSGTFIISALLLLALPKASAPARNDSDGKNGASFKEDFLEGIRFIKGNRFLIVGITVLGVSLLILQLSDSQIIVLLRELSNVSPDLFGYIVTASGVGMFFTGLLLAKKTDYNALILLFIGVCGIGVSFSMMAVLTQLDLALPALWGPALGLVAGFSAGLVFIPFQAAVQTDTPVHMTGRVFGVLNSVTTTATIIGPLAGGLLATVLGVIPTFVITGLLLVGVSIIGLVFKSKIERGRANVSESQSETHGTASS